The Amaranthus tricolor cultivar Red isolate AtriRed21 chromosome 6, ASM2621246v1, whole genome shotgun sequence genome has a segment encoding these proteins:
- the LOC130815523 gene encoding receptor-like protein 6: protein MSKYNVLLLSTFCFVIYYLLVLTYSYPTPLRPLCHHQEKLALLHFKQSFLIDCSASSSSNSLTSTYTQVTRILVENTTLSYNDRFPNGSIRVDNDCCMWDYVKCDEKTGHVIGLNLRNSCLYGTFPRNSTLFSLIHLRELDLSYNHFNYSRIPSTINREIPIEISTLSNLSLLDLSNNFALELQNDHGFDKLVGNLTRLTRLHLDHVDMSSALLLSLSNLTSLKTLSLSHCNLYGEFPRGVFLLPYLEELNLPANLNLGGLLPEFPINSPLKILNLRETSFSGEITTSIGNLGNLVKLNLYDTSFAGSVPSSLGNLTKLTELDLLCNFDGEFPLSITNLTQLTTLSLYDLRIGSEIMNSWLMTLSKLEQLTLSNINLSGAMPPALANLTRLTQLHLSSNQLTGPLPLWLTNLIKLQWLGLYGNQFQDPIIPDWFSRLISLETLIMPYGLGAMLDTLLKLPSLSSLVLEGGNLITSPNLSRNSSYAKFVTLRLMSCNLTEFPPFLNHQDELQMLDLKGNHITGNIPQWFVNTTAESLVEIDLDNNTLTGFEEPQNFLPWNNLQALYIQNNKLQGQVLTPPNSLQIYRLSRNQFTGMIPKNICKGSSLINLDLSMNNLSGEIPSCIGTQLRALQVLDLSRNNLSGRISPSICTQPGSSLQVLDLSENNLSGEIPICMATHLSASLQVLNLLGNHFHGIIPQPFARSCKLKMINLSKNQLEGQLPKSLTHCEALEILDLGTNILNDTFPSWLGGLPNLHALVLRHNCFHGSIIAPLGVAVEDQSDSSESAFEIYTSVGNTIYTIELSNSYMITITTKGSEILFPRILNVFRVIDFSSNNFTGGIPDALGNLKGLQGLNLSNNHLIGDIPSSLANITGLEAMDLSQNMLSGEIPRQLAQLTFLEIFNVSHNHLMGAIPKGSQFDTFDNSSFVGNSGLCGGSLSMECNTDSLQPYSPTSQTSDETEDSNLIDWIVRSLGCASGFIVGMIIGKLYITDRYHDWFMETFKRRRMPKTRARRLAPRIHS, encoded by the exons ATGTCTAAATACAATGTCTTATTACTTTCCACATTCTGTTTTGTCATCTACTATTTATTGGTTCTAACTTACTCTTATCCTACTCCGTTGCGACCGCTATGCCACCATCAAGAGAAGTTAGCATTGCTTCATTTCAAGCAAAGCTTTCTTATTGATTGTTCCGCTTCTTCATCATCCAACTCACTCACCTCTACATATACACAGGTGACTAGGATACTAGTCGAAAATACTACACTTTCATATAATGATCGTTTCCCGAATGGGAGTATTCGTGTTGATAATGATTGTTGTATGTGGGACTATGTCAAGTGCGATGAAAAGACAGGTCATGTGATTGGTCTCAACTTGAGGAATAGCTGCCTTTATGGTACCTTCCCTCGCAATAGCACACTCTTTAGCCTTATTCATCTTCGTGAGCTCGATCTTtcttataatcacttcaactaTTCTCGAATCCCATCAACCATTAACC GTGAAATTCCAATCGAAATTTCAACATTGTCTAACCTCTCCCTTCTTGATCTTTCTAATAACTTCGCTTTGGAACTTCAAAATGATCATGGTTTCGATAAGTTGGTTGGTAATTTAACTCGCTTAACTCGACTCCATCTTGATCATGTCGATATGTCTTCTGCCTTGCTACTTAGCTTGAGCAATCTAACTTCTTTGAAAACTCTTTCTCTAAGTCATTGCAACCTATATGGTGAATTCCCTAGAGGTGTTTTTCTACTACCATATCTTGAGGAACTCAATTTACCGGCCAATCTCAACCTAGGAGGATTGTTACCCGAATTTCCTATAAATAGTCCTCTTAAAATCTTGAATCTTAGAGAAACATCATTTTCCGGTGAGATAACCACATCCATTGGAAACCTTGGCAACTTAGTTAAGTTGAATCTTTATGACACTAGTTTCGCCGGATCAGTGCCATCTTCGTTAGGTAACTTGACGAAGCTCACCGAGCTGGATCTTTTATGTAACTTTGATGGTGAATTTCCGTTATCCATCACAAATCTCACACAACTCACTACCTTAAGTCTTTATGATCTAAGGATCGGCTCTGAAATAATGAATTCCTGGTTGATGACGCTGAGTAAACTCGAGCAGCTAACACTTAGCAACATTAATTTATCCGGTGCAATGCCGCCTGCTCTAGCGAACCTCACGAGACTCACTCAGCTTCATCTTAGTTCAAACCAACTCACCGGTCCTTTGCCACTTTGGCTGACAAATCTAATAAAACTACAATGGTTAGGCTTATATGGCAATCAGTTTCAAGATCCGATAATACCAGATTGGTTTTCTCGGCTTATTAGTCTTGAAACACTCATTATGCCTTATGGATTGGGTGCCATGTTAGACACATTACTGAAACTACCAAGTCTTTCATCTTTGGTTTTGGAAGGTGGGAATCTGATAACTTCTCCCAATTTAAGCCGAAATTCTTCCTATGCCAAGTTCGTTACCTTACGTCTCATGTCCTGCAACCTGACTGAATTTCCTCCTTTCTTGAATCATCAAGATGAGTTGCAAATGCTAGATCTTAAAGGAAATCATATTACAGGCAATATACCACAATGGTTTGTGAACACAACTGCTGAGAGTCTCGTGGAAATCGACCTAGACAACAATACTTTAACGGGTTTTGAAGAACCTCAAAATTTCCTCCCATGGAATAATTTGCAAGCCTTGTATATCCAAAATAACAAGCTGCAAGGCCAAGTTCTTACTCCACCGAATTCCTTGCAAATTTATCGACTCTCTCGGAATCAGTTCACCGGAATGATTCCAAAGAATATATGCAAGGGAAGCTCTCTTATAAACTTGGATCTCTCAATGAACAATCTTAGTGGTGAAATCCCGAGCTGTATCGGTACTCAGCTTCGTGCTTTGCAAGTCTTAGATCTCTCCCGGAACAACCTTAGTGGTCGAATCTCCCCATCTATCTGTACTCAGCCCGGTTCTTCTTTGCAAGTCTTAGATCTCTCTGAGAATAACCTTAGTGGTGAAATCCCCATATGTATGGCTACACATCTTAGTGCGTCTTTGCAAGTTCTGAATTTGTTAGGCAATCATTTTCATGGAATCATTCCTCAACCATTTGCAAGATCCTGCAAATTGAAGATGATCAATTTAAGCAAAAATCAACTAGAAGGTCAGTTACCCAAGTCATTAACTCATTGTGAAGCCCTTGAAATCCTTGATCTTGGCACAAATATTCTTAATGACACTTTCCCATCATGGCTAGGAGGCCTCCCTAACTTGCATGCTCTTGTCTTGAGGCATAACTGCTTTCATGGTAGTATCATTGCACCTCTCGG AGTTGCTGTTGAAGATCAGTCGGATTCATCTGAATCGGCGTTTGAGATATATACTTCAGTTGGTAATACCATATATACTATCGAGCTGTCTAACTCGTATATGATCACCATAACCACTAAAGGCAGCGAAATATTATTCCCGAGGATACTGAATGTGTTTCGAGTGATTGATTTCTCGAGCAACAACTTCACTGGTGGAATTCCCGATGCTCTAGGAAATTTAAAGGGACTTCAGGGACTTAACTTGTCGAACAATCATCTTATTGGTGATATTCCATCGTCCCTAGCCAACATTACAGGGCTCGAAGCAATGGACCTTTCTCAGAATATGCTCTCAGGAGAGATCCCTCGGCAGTTGGCACAGTTAACATTTCTCGAGATCTTTAATGTCTCGCATAATCATCTTATGGGAGCAATACCGAAAGGAAGCCAGTTTGATACATTTGATAATAGTTCATTTGTCGGGAACTCAGGGCTTTGTGGGGGTTCATTGAGCATGGAGTGCAACACAGACTCCTTACAGCCATATTCACCAACGTCGCAGACTAGTGATGAGACTGAAGACTCTAACCTGATTGATTGGATTGTTCGTTCACTGGGTTGCGCAAGCGGGTTCATAGTTGGAATGATAATCGGTAAACTCTACATAACTGATAGATATCATGATTGGTTTATGGAGACTTTCAAAAGGAGGAGGATGCCCAAGACAAGGGCTAGAAGATTGGCACCAAGAATACATTCCTGA
- the LOC130815976 gene encoding uncharacterized protein LOC130815976 yields MQPSGPSRPFQGPQCDKDMFTFLPARPDRDILVESSRKRKPTFIDHHLALPAPNVRHGTSGFPNRKQNTSDLEDKEIQRPSQVSRSRDTSKYKGHSEKNQYRDHNDHGERRSRSARDFYEKNSEYTGYTSSSRRLHSPVHKVSSPSYDKPSRFDRDVLAESSRKRKITSSDHRHVVPAPNVRHGISGFSKSKLNDLHGKGFQSSAQALRSRESSKFKRRHEQSLYRDQNDYAERRTSTERGFYEASSEYTRHTSFSGRLQSPSRNFSPLCDRPAHFDRELLAESSRKRKVTCDHHRVIPAPNVRHGVSAFSNPKLNASDIHGKDSHSSVQVLRSREPFEGHSEQSEFWDQENFVVRRPRNERDFCETSSEYTGYAYSSGRLQSPNHKGFSPLYPVSEDRIHKPSDLPPMTEDFYQCNNFETTSQVETCKGFNWQPLLPEDSSRCEKHEFNGCRGIHKTLDWLPPIQSSYQHEICDSNALAAQNSINWPPSMTKENFQYENCDSKAQAVTHKSLNSPLPVTQDLSHHVNNSHAHVPRVENSPDLPEFWSYSHQMSVQPKVITSDPHENTSKNLVESQRWSHSFPRPGAVIEGLNEKVLNEEDFYKIDCTSNVKEHNDADRIVEFDSAESNKVGSSSNVNRSNIERSTGFNSNETPGNNVNASIHNIQAVTDNLLNVLRLLSAASGVSLADNSGGNIQGCGHDGKMMTLQPSSAFQNPNNLSADTDLSKKHEDSSNLESLGKYAANGEIRSVKVDDESKFEASAFSEKLWNGTLQLSTSVSVSVIAFFKSGEKMQDFKWSDSVEVRGKVRLEAFEKYVQDLPRSRSRGLMVMSLFWKEGSADAGNEGMKEIAKKYKDGKRVGFVKLSTDVDMYVCPHSDAVITILAKHGYFKGMTAIKDRSEPLIGCVVWKKSLISAPTKKVSGEASTAEKNRTPVGGVENNRGDKSPEFSPSPQIGQPKQSSVAPSYLNSVSSTELKTQAEANNELSADFSDEDDLPEFDFTDAIPPTSVSKTSVGAVKSSTLEVQQISEAHKPTVDTQGTASKILGQHSEVKIPILRTQEQKPIVKDTASLKTKNLFDDDDIPEWCPADLVNTREETTKRTEVPFSLPKPNAQGSGFADLTSGFLLPPPPPPPPLTRMQFQGSKLPKPATNGFTQENAVAVPSQMQFKEKDYPSVPQVLPPPPPLTPMQIQRIHHLSAPQLPNFAAKGCTPETPAAITTQMSFKERDNPNAPPPPACNPAANNFMHRDPPANNVIQQSPATNNLMQQSPAANNFMPQTSVDSVHQSPFNSGHQSPAAQLWFSDQSPVTISSQIPFKERGYPSESCRPPHSGDNRAASNFTHQISAARSTQMHFGKTNYSPTPRPPTPFINEPASDNGQIHSNPAVPPGFAPNPAVRPCFDQSSMKNPTRPSSWTTGQ; encoded by the exons ATGCAGCCTTCTGGCCCCTCACGGCCATTTCAAGGACCCCAATGTGACAAAGATATGTTCACTTTTCTACCTGCACGTCCTGATAGGGATATTTTGGTTGAGTCATCTAGAAAAAGAAAACCAACATTCATTGATCACCATCTTGCTCTACCTGCTCCAAATGTAAGGCATGGCACTTCTGGATTTCCAAACCGTAAGCAAAATACTAGTGATTTAGAAGATAAAGAAATTCAAAGGCCTTCCCAAGTTTCACGGTCTAGGGATACATCAAAATATAAGGGACATTCTGAGAAAAATCAATATAGGGATCACAATGATCATGGAGAAAGAAGGTCTCGTAGTGCAAGGGACTTTTATGAAAAAAACTCGGAATATACTGGATATACTTCTTCCAGTAGGCGGTTACACTCTCCAGTTCACAAAGTTTCCTCACCTTCATATGACAAACCTTCACGTTTTGATAGGGATGTTTTGGCCGAGTCATCCAGAAAGAGAAAAATAACATCCTCTGATCACCGTCATGTTGTACCTGCACCTAATGTGAGGCATGGAATTTCCGGATTTTCAAAGTCTAAGTTGAATGATTTACATGGTAAAGGATTTCAAAGTTCTGCCCAGGCTTTGCGTTCCAGGGAATCTTCAAAGTTCAAGAGGCGTCATGAGCAAAGTCTATACCGGGATCAGAATGACTATGCAGAAAGACGGACCTCGACTGAGAGGGGTTTCTATGAAGCGAGCTCTGAATATACTAGACATACTTCTTTCAGTGGTCGGTTGCAGTCTCCAAGTCGTAATTTCTCTCCTTTATGTGACAGGCCTGCACATTTTGACAGAGAGCTTTTGGCTGAGTCATCTAGAAAAAGAAAAGTAACTTGTGATCACCATCGCGTCATACCTGCTCCAAATGTGAGGCATGGTGTTTCTGCATTTTCGAACCCCAAGCTGAATGCTAGTGATATACATGGTAAAGATAGTCATAGTTCAGTCCAAGTTTTGCGGTCTAGGGAACCCTTTGAGGGCCATTCTGAGCAAAGTGAATTCTGGGATCAGGAAAATTTTGTTGTACGAAGGCCTCGAAATGAGAGGGATTTCTGTGAAACAAGTTCTGAATATACTGGATATGCATATTCCAGTGGGCGGTTGCAGTCTCCAAATCACAAAGGTTTTTCTCCTTTGTATCCTGTCTCAGAGGATCGTATTCATAAACCTTCTGATTTGCCTCCAATGACAGAAGACTTCTACCAGTGTAATAATTTTGAAACTACTTCACAAGTAGAAACCTGTAAAGGATTCAATTGGCAACCTTTGTTGCCTGAAGACTCTAGCCGGTGTGAGAAGCATGAATTTAATGGATGCAGGGGGATTCATAAAACATTAGACTGGCTGCCTCCAATTCAAAGCTCATACCAGCATGAAATCTGTGATTCTAATGCACTTGCAGCTCAAAATTCAATAAATTGGCCGCCTTCGAtgacaaaagaaaattttcaatacGAGAATTGTGATTCAAAAGCACAGGCAGTGACTCATAAATCATTGAATAGTCCTCTTCCAGTCACTCAAGACTTAAGCCACCACGTGAATAATTCACATGCACATGTGCCAAGGGTAGAGAACAGTCCTGATTTACCAGAGTTTTGGAGCTATTCACATCAAATGTCTGTTCAGCCAAAGGTTATTACTTCAGATCCACATGAGAACACATCAAAAAATTTGGTTGAATCTCAAAGATGGTCGCACAGTTTTCCCAGGCCAGGAGCAGTTATTGAGGGTTTGAATGAAAAAGTTCTTAATGAAGAAGATTTCTACAAGATTGACTGTACCTCGAATGTCAAAGAACATAATGATGCTGATAGGATTGTTGAATTTGACAGTGCAGAATCTAATAAGGTTGGATCTTCCTCTAATGTTAATCGAAGCAATATTGAGCGTTCCACTGGATTTAACAGTAATGAAACACCTGGGAACAATGTTAATGCATCTATACACAACATACAGGCTGTAACTGATAATCTCTTAAATGTTTTAAGACTATTGAGTGCCGCATCTGGTGTTTCTTTAGCTGATAATAGTGGTGGTAATATTCAAGGTTGTGGGCATGATGGTAAAATGATGACATTGCAACCATCTTCTGCTTTTCAGAATCCAAACAATCTTTCTGCAGATACAGATCTGTCTAAAAAACATGAAGATAGTTCTAATCTTGAGTCTCTTGGCAAGTATGCTGCAAATGGCGAAATTCGTTCTGTTAAAGTAGATGATGAAAGCAAGTTTGAAGCGTCAGCATTTTCTGAAAAATTGTGGAATGGCACCCTTCAGCTCAGTACCTCTGTTTCAGTGTCTGTTATCGCTTTCTTCAAAAG TGGAGAGAAGATGCAGGACTTCAAATGGTCTGATTCGGTGGAAGTAAGAGGGAAAGTAAGATTAGAAGCTTTTGAAAAGTATGTACAAGACCTTCCTCGTTCACGCTCTCGTGGACTCATG GTGATGTCACTTTTTTGGAAGGAAGGCTCAGCTGATGCTGGAAATGAAGGCATGAAGGAG attgcaaaaaaatataaagatggAAAAAGGGTCGGATTCGTGAAGCTGTCTACCGATGTTGATATGTATGTCTGCCCTCATAGCGATGCGGTAATCACTATTCTGGCAAAACATGGCTACTTCAAGGGAATGACGGCTATTAAAGATCGAAGTGAACCTCTTATTGGATGTGTTGTCTGGAAGAAAAGCTTAATTTCTGCTCCTACCAAGAAAGTTTCCGGAGAAGCTTCAACAGCTGAGAAAAATCGGACGCCTGTTGGAGGTGTAGAAAATAACAGAGGAGACAAGAGCCCGGAGTTTTCACCCTCCCCGCAAATCGGCCAACCAAAGCAATCGTCTGTTGCGCCAAGTTATTTAAACTCGGTCAGCAGTACTGAGCTAAAGACTCAAGCGGAAGCTAACAATGAGCTTTCTGCGGATTTTTCTGATGAAGATGACCTGCCTGAATTTGATTTTACAGATGCAATTCCTCCGACTTCAGTGAGCAAAACTTCAGTCGGGGCAGTCAAATCCTCAACCCTTGAAGTGCAACAAATTTCTgaagcacataaaccaacagtGGATACCCAAGGAACAGCCTCGAAAATTTTGGGGCAGCATTCTGAAGTAAAGATACCAATCTTGCGGACACAGGAACAGAAACCTATAGTGAAGGATACAGCCAGTTTGAAGACAAAAAATCTTttcgatgatgatgatattccTGAGTGGTGCCCGGCAGATCTTGTGAATACGAGGGAAGAGACAACAAAAAGGACAGAAGTGCCATTTTCTTTACCGAAACCCAATGCTCAAGGGTCAGGTTTTGCAGATTTAACTTCTGGGTTTTTGCTTCCTCCACCCCCGCCTCCGCCTCCATTGACGCGAATGCAATTTCAAGGCAGCAAGCTTCCGAAACCAGCTACCAACGGTTTCACACAAGAAAATGCAGTCGCTGTACCATCCCAGATGCAGTTTAAGGAGAAAGATTACCCTTCTGTTCCTCAAGTTCTCCCACCTCCTCCCCCTTTGACCCCCATGCAGATTCAAAGAATTCATCATCTGTCTGCTCCGCAACTCCCTAACTTCGCTGCAAAAGGCTGCACACCTGAAACTCCAGCTGCTATAACGACCCAGATGTCGTTTAAAGAAAGAGATAATCCTAATGCTCCCCCACCTCCAGCTTGTAACCCAGCCGCTAATAATTTCATGCATCGAGACCCACCTGCTAATAATGTTATACAGCAAAGTCCAGCTACTAATAATCTCATGCAGCAAAGTCCAGCTGCTAATAATTTTATGCCTCAGACTTCAGTTGATTCTGTGCATCAGAGTCCGTTTAATTCTGGGCATCAGAGTCCAGCTGCTCAGTTGTGGTTCAGCGACCAAAGTCCAGTTACTATATCATCCCAAATCCCATTCAAAGAGAGAGGCTACCCTTCTGAATCTTGTCGTCCCCCTCATAGTGGTGATAACCGTGCTGCGAGCAATTTTACGCATCAAATTTCAGCTGCTCGATCAACCCAAATGCATTTTGGAAAAACAAACTACTCTCCTACCCCTCGTCCTCCTACACCATTCATCAATGAGCCTGCTAGTGATAATGGTCAAATCCATTCAAATCCAGCCGTTCCTCCAGGTTTTGCTCCAAACCCTGCCGTCAGGCCTTGTTTTGATCAGTCTAGTATGAAGAATCCTACCCGTCCTTCGTCCTGGACTACAGGGCAATGA